A genome region from Streptomyces xanthophaeus includes the following:
- a CDS encoding elongation factor G-like protein EF-G2, with product MGATSHQAGAAGRALTADRPSSIRNVVLVGHSGSGKTTLVEALALTAGAVNRAGRVEDGATVSDYDEIEHRRQRSVQLSLVPVEWGGIKINILDTPGYADFVGELRAGLRAADAALFVVSASDGIDGATRMVWDECEAVGMPRAIVVTHLEAARSDYTQMTTVCGEIFGADDPDAVVPLYLPLHGPPGPDGHAPVTGLLGLLSRRVYEYASGQRVERDPEPAELALITDARARLIEGIIAESEDESLMDRYLGGEEIDLKTLVDDLERAVARGTFHPVLMAAPATDGARQGLGTVELLELVTGGFPTPLERAAVTVTRPDGSARPDVTCDPDGSLVAEVVKTSSDPYVGRVSLVRVFSGTLKAEETVHVSGHGLADRGHDDHDVDERVGALSSPFGKQQRVLTRCIAGDLACVAKLTRAETGDTLSAKDDPLLMAPWTMPDPLLPLAIEAHSKADEDKLSQGLARLVAEDPTMRLEQNPHTHQVVLWCLGEAHQDVALERLRTRYGVQVDPVPHKVSLRETFGDKAAGRGRHVKQSGGHGQFAICEIEVEPLPPGSGIEFVDKVVGGSVPRQFIPSVEKGVRTQAARGVAAGYPLVDVRITLLDGKAHSVDSSDAAFQTAGALALREAAAEARIDLLEPVAELAVIVPDEYVGPVMSDLAGRRGRVVGTDQAAPGRTRVRAEIPEIEIGRYAVELRSVSHGTGRFARAYARHEPMPPQIAEKVREQAEKGS from the coding sequence ATGGGAGCCACATCACACCAAGCCGGAGCCGCCGGCAGGGCACTGACGGCCGACCGCCCCTCTTCCATCCGGAATGTCGTGCTGGTCGGCCACAGCGGATCCGGCAAGACCACGCTGGTCGAAGCCCTCGCCCTGACCGCGGGCGCGGTCAACCGGGCCGGGCGGGTCGAGGACGGTGCCACCGTCTCCGACTACGACGAGATCGAGCACCGCCGGCAGCGCTCCGTCCAGCTGTCCCTCGTCCCCGTCGAATGGGGCGGAATCAAGATCAATATTCTGGACACCCCCGGATACGCCGACTTCGTCGGGGAACTCAGGGCCGGTCTGCGCGCCGCGGACGCGGCCCTTTTCGTCGTCTCGGCCTCGGACGGGATCGACGGCGCCACCCGCATGGTCTGGGACGAGTGCGAGGCCGTCGGCATGCCCCGCGCCATCGTCGTGACCCACCTGGAGGCCGCCCGCTCCGACTACACGCAGATGACCACCGTGTGCGGCGAGATCTTCGGCGCCGACGACCCCGACGCGGTCGTCCCCCTCTACCTCCCCCTGCACGGCCCGCCCGGTCCCGACGGGCACGCCCCCGTCACCGGCCTGCTCGGCCTGCTCTCCCGGCGCGTCTACGAGTACGCCTCCGGCCAGCGCGTGGAGCGCGACCCGGAACCCGCCGAGCTCGCCCTCATCACCGACGCCCGCGCCCGGCTCATCGAGGGGATCATCGCCGAGAGCGAGGACGAGAGCCTCATGGACCGCTACCTGGGCGGCGAGGAGATCGACCTCAAGACCCTCGTCGACGACCTGGAGCGGGCGGTGGCGCGCGGCACCTTCCACCCCGTCCTGATGGCCGCCCCCGCCACCGACGGCGCCCGCCAGGGCCTGGGCACCGTGGAGCTCCTCGAACTGGTCACCGGCGGCTTCCCCACCCCGCTGGAGCGCGCCGCCGTCACCGTCACCCGCCCCGACGGCTCCGCCCGCCCGGACGTCACCTGCGATCCCGACGGCTCCCTCGTCGCCGAGGTCGTCAAGACCTCCTCCGACCCCTACGTCGGCCGGGTCTCCCTCGTACGCGTCTTCTCCGGCACCCTGAAGGCCGAGGAGACCGTCCACGTCAGCGGGCACGGACTCGCCGACCGCGGGCACGATGACCATGACGTCGACGAGCGGGTCGGCGCCCTCTCCTCCCCCTTCGGCAAACAGCAGCGCGTCCTGACCCGGTGCATCGCCGGCGACCTGGCCTGCGTGGCCAAACTCACCCGCGCGGAGACCGGCGACACCCTCTCCGCCAAGGACGACCCGCTCCTCATGGCCCCGTGGACCATGCCCGACCCCCTGCTCCCCCTCGCCATCGAGGCCCACAGCAAGGCCGACGAGGACAAGCTGTCCCAGGGCCTGGCCCGGCTGGTCGCCGAGGACCCGACCATGCGGCTGGAGCAGAACCCGCACACCCACCAGGTCGTCCTGTGGTGCCTCGGCGAGGCCCACCAGGACGTCGCCCTGGAGCGGCTGCGCACCCGCTACGGCGTCCAGGTCGACCCCGTCCCGCACAAGGTGAGCCTGCGCGAGACCTTCGGGGACAAGGCCGCCGGGCGCGGCCGGCACGTCAAACAGTCCGGCGGCCACGGCCAGTTCGCCATCTGCGAGATCGAGGTGGAGCCGCTCCCGCCCGGCAGCGGCATCGAATTCGTCGACAAGGTCGTCGGCGGCTCCGTGCCCCGCCAGTTCATCCCGTCCGTCGAGAAGGGCGTACGCACCCAGGCCGCCCGCGGGGTCGCCGCCGGCTACCCGCTGGTCGACGTGCGCATCACCCTCCTCGACGGCAAGGCGCACTCGGTGGACTCCTCCGACGCCGCCTTCCAGACGGCCGGCGCCCTCGCCCTGCGCGAAGCCGCCGCCGAGGCCCGGATCGACCTCCTCGAACCGGTCGCCGAGCTCGCCGTCATCGTCCCCGACGAGTACGTGGGCCCGGTCATGAGCGACCTCGCCGGCCGCCGCGGCCGCGTCGTCGGCACCGACCAGGCCGCGCCGGGGCGCACCCGGGTCCGCGCCGAGATCCCGGAGATCGAGATCGGCCGCTACGCCGTCGAGCTGCGCTCCGTCTCGCACGGCACCGGCCGCTTCGCCCGGGCGTACGCACGCCACGAACCGATGCCGCCGCAGATCGCGGAAAAGGTGCGGGAACAGGCCGAGAAGGGAAGCTGA